The sequence TGGCTGCCGCCACTGGCCCAGGTCAGGCAATCGCCGCCACCCTTCAGTCTGCGGAAGCTCGCTATCTCTCGATCTTAGAAGAGCAAACAGAGCTGATTGCCCGCTTCAAACCAGACGGCAGCATAATTTTTGTCAATGATGCCTACTGTCGCTATTTTGGCCTGCCCAGGGCAAACCTAGAAGGGCGCAGCTATGAGCCTAGGGTGTACCCCGCCGATCAGCCGGTAATCAATCGATGCCTAGCGGCGCTGTCGCCAGATCACCCGATCAGCACGGTCGAAAACCGCGTATATGCCAAAGGGGAAGTCCGGTGGACCAAGTGGACCAACAAAGCCCTCTATGACGAACAAGGCCACCTGATAGAGCTACAGTCGGTAGGGCAAGATATTCACGATCGCAAGCAGGCCGAACTGGCGCTGGCCGCCAGTGAAACCCGCTTTCAACGCCTAGTAGCCGCGTCTCCGGCGGTGATTTACACCGTGATCGAAGGTGCGACAGGCATTGTCCGGTTTGAGTACCTGAGCCCGGCGGCTGAGGAGATTCATGAGATTTCGGTAGCCGATCTGTTACAGAACGGATCGTTGATCTCTGAGCAAATGCATCCCGACGATCGAGAGCGGTACCGCAAGGCCTACAGCGCTAGTCTAGCGGCGATGGAAACGTTTACGTGCGAGTGGCGGATTATCACTCCCTCGGGCAAAACCAAGTGGCTTAAAGCCAGCTCTCGTCCAGAGCAGCGCCCCAATGGTGAGGTGGCCTGGCACGGCATCATTTTAGACATTAGCGAACGCAAGCGAGCTGAGCTAGAGCGCAGCACCCTACAAGCGGCCCTGTTAGAGGCTCAGCAGGTCGCCCACATTGGCAACTGGGAGTTTGATCTGACCAGCCAAACAATCACCTGGTCTCCCGAACTCTTTCACATGTTTGGCCTCGACCCAGCTCAGGGTGAGCCGACCTATGCCGACTACCTGCAATTGATTCATCCCGACGATGTCGAACTGTTGCAGCAGTTGGTTAACCAAGCCGCCATAGCCGGAACACCCTATCGTCTCGACTATCGGGCACTCTTGCCTGACGGCTCTATGCGCTACCACGAGGGGCGCGGCAGAGTTGAGCGCGATCGCAACGGCCAAGTGGTGCGGCTGTTTGGGACTGCCCTCGACATCACCGATCGCAAGCTGAGCGAAATAGCCCTCCAAGCCAGCCAACTGCGGCTACAGCTAGCTCTCGACAGCAGCGGCACCGGCACCTGGGACTGGAATATGCAGACCAATCAGGTGGTGTTTGATGAAAAGCAGTGGAAAGCCTTTCTGGGCTTTGATCCAGATGAACCCCTCAGCAACAGCATCACTGAGTGGGACAACCGGATTCATCCCGAAGACAAAGCCCAGCTGCAGGCGGATGTCAGTCAGCATATCGCGGGCCACACCGAGATCTATGAAAGCACCCACCGCATTCGCTGCCAAGATGGCAGCTATAAATGGAATTCGGTGCAGGGAAAAATCATTGAGTGGGACGAGCAGGGCAATCCGGTCAGGTTTATTGGCATCTATCGCGATATTAGCGACAGCAAGCGGGCGGCAGAGGCCCTACAGACCAGTGAGGCTAGGTTTCGGGGCATCTTTGAGCAAGCGGCAGTGGGCATCAACCAGGCAGATGCCTCAGGGCAGTTCATCCAAGCCAATCAATATTTCTGCGATCTATTGGGCTACACCCAAGCTGAGTTACTGAGCCTGAATTTTCGAGATGTTACCCACCCCGACGATTTAAACCCAGCTTCAATATCTCGTCTCTTTACGGGAGAGTTAGAATTCGTCACCATCGAGAAGCGCTATCGCCACAAGCAGGGTGACTGGATCTGGACTCAAGCGACGCTGTCGGCCATCCGAGATGGAGCCGGGCAGGTCGTCTCTGATCTGGCGATCGTGGTAGATATTCGCGATCTGAGATGGGCCAACGCCGCGCTACAAGCCAGTGAAGCCCGACTCCGCGCTATTTTTGACCAGGCTCTAGCAGGAATTAATCAAGTCGATACGCTGGGGCAATTTACAGAAGCCAATCAGTATTTTTGCGATCTGCTGGGCTATTCCAGAGCAGAATTGCTGGCCCTCACAATCGAAGATCTCATCCACCCGGAGGATTTCGCCCAGTACCGAGAGCCAGTCGCGCAGATTTTGCGCGGTGAGATTGACAACCTCAGACTAGAAAGACGCCAGCGCCACAAAAATGGCGACTGGATTTGGACGGAGACCATGATTTCTCTGCTGCGCGATGAAGACGGACAGATCGTCGGCAATTTGGCGGTGGTGATCGATATTCGCGATCGCAAACAGGCCGAACAGACCATTCGCCTGCAAGCCGAGCGCGAGACCCTGCTGCGGGAAATCACCCAGCACATTCGCCAATCGCTAGATCTTCAAACTATTTTCAACACCGCCTGCCAAGAGATTCGCGCCTGTCTCCAGGCTGACCGGGTGGGAATTTTTAAGTTTTATTCTCACGCTGACTACAACGCCGGTGAGCTGGTGGCCGAGGCTGTGGTCAATGACTTCGCACCTGCGATCGCCAGTCCCATTCGCGATCACTGCTTTGGAGCAAGACAGGCGGCGTTCTACACCAAAGGTCACTACTCTATCGCCAATGACATCTACCAAGATGACTTAGAACCCTGCTATGTCGAGCTTCTAGCCCAGCTTCAGGTACGCGCCAACCTGGTGATACCGTTGCTCTGTGGCGATCGTCTGTGGGGGCTGCTGTGTATTCATCAGTGTAGTGGCCCTCGCCAATGGCTCGAGACCGACATTGAACTAGGACAGCAGTTGGCCAACCAGTTGGCGATCGCCATTCAGCAGTCCATTTTGGTTGAGCAGTTGCAATCAGAACTCACCGAGCGACAGCAGGCCCAGCAGGCCCTCACCGAGCGCAACCAAGAGCTTGCCATTGCCAACCAAGAGTTGAGCCGCGCCACCCGTCTCAAAGATGAGTTCTTAGCCAACATGAGCCACGAGTTGCGCACCCCCCTCAACGTCATTCTAGGCTTTGCCCAAATCTTAAACGCCGATCTCTCCCTCCAAGCCCAGCAGCGCGACTATATCCGCATCATGCACCGCAGCGGCGACCATCTTCTGCACCTGATTAACGACATTCTCGATCTGTCTAAAATTTCCGCTAACCGCATCACCCTTGAGCCCGAAAGCACCGATCTTTTCAGTTTGCTCCACGACATCCAAGCCATGTTCCAAGAGCAGGCCGAAGACAAAGATCTCCGCTTCAACCTGGCGCTAGCACCCGATCTGCCCCAGTACATCATTGTTGACCCCCAAAAACTGCGTCAAGTGCTCATCAATCTGCTGGGCAATGCTGTCAAATTTACCGAAGAAGGTAGCATCGTTCTACGGGTTGCCCGTTTACCCGCCGATGGCGGCAGGTTTGAGCCCGATTCAGACGCCGTCATCCATCTGTCCTTTAGCGTTGAAGACACGGGCATCGGCATCGCTCCCACTGAACTCACAGCGATCTTTGATGCCTTTACCCAGGCCAAAGCCGGCAAAATTTCTTTAGAAGGTACCGGCCTGGGGCTGACGATCAGCCGCAGTCTAGTGCACTTAATGGGGGGTGAACTGACCGTTAGAAGCACTCAAGGCCAGGGCAGCACCTTTTGTTTCTCGCTGCCCTTTGCGCTGGGCAGGGCCGAAGATGTCGCCCTAGACAACGATCTCGGTCCAGTGATTGGCCTGGCCCCAGGGCAGCCCACCTACCGCATTTTAGTTGTGGACGACCAGCCCGAAAACCGCTATTTGCTAGTGGCGGCCCTCTCCCAAATTGGGCTGGTGGTAGAAGAGGCTAGCAGTGGAGCCGAGGCAATCGCCCGCTGGCGGCAGTGGCAGCCCCACCTGATCTGGATGGATCTACGCATGCCAGACCAAGATGGCTGTGACACGACCCGCCGCATTCGGTCAGAGGCGAAGGCTAGCGGCCTTCCTGACCCCATCATCATCGCTCTGACAGCCCAGGCTTCTAACGATGAGCGCAGCCAGGCCTTTGCCGCAGGCTGCGATGACTTTTTGAGCAAACCCGTTCAGCTTGATCAGTTGCTGGGCAAAATAACCGACCACCTGGGCCTGCAATATCGCCACGCCGAATCACCAGAACCTCAAATCTCCTCTCGCCTCGACGCCAGTGCCCTTCAAGTCATGCCACCCGACTGGATCGCCGCTCTTTATCAGACGGCGTTACTCTGCGATAGCTACGATACGGCTCGACTCATTCAGCAAATTCCGGCTGAGCATACTGAGTTGATCAATCGCCTCAGTCGATGTCTGGAGGAGTACAAGTTTGAAGTAATCTT is a genomic window of Nodosilinea sp. E11 containing:
- a CDS encoding PAS domain S-box protein; protein product: MRQRRESTRSVGSTLLLSLVLQAAAVAGLIGVLLVNSLATAESSLTLAIALCAGLEAVALSLTIGQRTAAKPMAAATGPGQAIAATLQSAEARYLSILEEQTELIARFKPDGSIIFVNDAYCRYFGLPRANLEGRSYEPRVYPADQPVINRCLAALSPDHPISTVENRVYAKGEVRWTKWTNKALYDEQGHLIELQSVGQDIHDRKQAELALAASETRFQRLVAASPAVIYTVIEGATGIVRFEYLSPAAEEIHEISVADLLQNGSLISEQMHPDDRERYRKAYSASLAAMETFTCEWRIITPSGKTKWLKASSRPEQRPNGEVAWHGIILDISERKRAELERSTLQAALLEAQQVAHIGNWEFDLTSQTITWSPELFHMFGLDPAQGEPTYADYLQLIHPDDVELLQQLVNQAAIAGTPYRLDYRALLPDGSMRYHEGRGRVERDRNGQVVRLFGTALDITDRKLSEIALQASQLRLQLALDSSGTGTWDWNMQTNQVVFDEKQWKAFLGFDPDEPLSNSITEWDNRIHPEDKAQLQADVSQHIAGHTEIYESTHRIRCQDGSYKWNSVQGKIIEWDEQGNPVRFIGIYRDISDSKRAAEALQTSEARFRGIFEQAAVGINQADASGQFIQANQYFCDLLGYTQAELLSLNFRDVTHPDDLNPASISRLFTGELEFVTIEKRYRHKQGDWIWTQATLSAIRDGAGQVVSDLAIVVDIRDLRWANAALQASEARLRAIFDQALAGINQVDTLGQFTEANQYFCDLLGYSRAELLALTIEDLIHPEDFAQYREPVAQILRGEIDNLRLERRQRHKNGDWIWTETMISLLRDEDGQIVGNLAVVIDIRDRKQAEQTIRLQAERETLLREITQHIRQSLDLQTIFNTACQEIRACLQADRVGIFKFYSHADYNAGELVAEAVVNDFAPAIASPIRDHCFGARQAAFYTKGHYSIANDIYQDDLEPCYVELLAQLQVRANLVIPLLCGDRLWGLLCIHQCSGPRQWLETDIELGQQLANQLAIAIQQSILVEQLQSELTERQQAQQALTERNQELAIANQELSRATRLKDEFLANMSHELRTPLNVILGFAQILNADLSLQAQQRDYIRIMHRSGDHLLHLINDILDLSKISANRITLEPESTDLFSLLHDIQAMFQEQAEDKDLRFNLALAPDLPQYIIVDPQKLRQVLINLLGNAVKFTEEGSIVLRVARLPADGGRFEPDSDAVIHLSFSVEDTGIGIAPTELTAIFDAFTQAKAGKISLEGTGLGLTISRSLVHLMGGELTVRSTQGQGSTFCFSLPFALGRAEDVALDNDLGPVIGLAPGQPTYRILVVDDQPENRYLLVAALSQIGLVVEEASSGAEAIARWRQWQPHLIWMDLRMPDQDGCDTTRRIRSEAKASGLPDPIIIALTAQASNDERSQAFAAGCDDFLSKPVQLDQLLGKITDHLGLQYRHAESPEPQISSRLDASALQVMPPDWIAALYQTALLCDSYDTARLIQQIPAEHTELINRLSRCLEEYKFEVILRLTQPHLEATA